Within the Miscanthus floridulus cultivar M001 chromosome 17, ASM1932011v1, whole genome shotgun sequence genome, the region ATGCATAAATGACACAGTGATTGATGTTTATGCTTCAAGATGCTCATGATCAAAGTTTAATTGCTTTctaacatctaggatgttacatgGCCACGCGGAGTCCAATGCCTCCTGAGCTACGGTCCAACACCCCTATCTCTTctctgtttcttcaccgagttgatccgatTCAACTCCAataacttctcctttgcaaatgtgccaacaccaccaagtgtacaccaccatgtgaatgtgtgttagcattttataaacattttccaaaggattagcactcaatttaccacgccactcgatcctagcaacgatgagaagttagatcactcgagtggcactagatgaccgatatgcaaataaatttgcccctcttgatagtacggccatctatcctaaacctagtcataaacttctctacacacctatgatcgatgaaatgaaatgcctataggttatacctttgccttacgcattccattccatctccttcaatgttgatgcaacatgtgcaccaaccttgatcaacaaatgatatgatccacttcatatcatcatgtgaccttgttGTTTCATCAATCTTGAGCTCACTTGTTTTTCActattgcctttgtccatcgacgccaagtcttgctcaagcttcaccgccacgcggtccatcactccaaagcctccaacttgcctttcacgcttgcaaccggtccatcaagccaagtcttgtcttgatcttctccaccttagttacatgactcaatgtcatgtatcATATGCAATGAgaactccttcatcacatgtgtgaaccttgcaacaaatccaagccatcttcaccgtcatggcatgtgttgctcacacaagtgtacctacGGACTAATCAactatgtatctcacatttaaacacattagtcgacctaggttgtcactcaattaccaaaaccaaacaaggacctttcactagagCTGCTTTATACTAAGGAGGATGAGCCAAGATTTGTGgcttcttccaaggatccaaaaCTAGAGTTGTTTTTGGAGGAGTTAGAACCCTGCTAAACAAACCTAAATAACAAGTGGTGACTTATACCACAGACCCAAACCTAAGTTGCCTCATGATCAATTCAAACTTCGTTGTGCTAATCCAAGCAATCTCCTCATGGATCCAAGCCTTTCATACTTTGCGCCTCCACGGCTCTCACTCAGTTCAACACTCTATTGTTGTTGCTGCCCTACTTTGTTCCACACAAAATGGCCACGTTTGCATGACATGCTCCTGCCTAGCAGCTCTGCCCTACATGGCCACCAATGTGGAGAAGACCCATGGAGCAAGCACAACAACAGCAGGAAACAAAAgtgtactccctctatcccataATATTTGACCTTCgagcattcaaaatttatcccaAGCTTAGTTGTTATActcacttcacaatgcacattTATCTTTTCCCAATATATCTCTTTCCTTCTCATTTTCTATGCACTATAATTTTAACACTCCTTAATTCCTGTGCCTAAAGCTAAAAAGTCATATATTATGCGACATGGGGAGTAAGTCATAAACCAAGGATGAACTCGTTTGCCTTTATGTTTCGAGGGAAGGTTGTCTTAGATAAATAGAGTATTCCTTAGCAGATTACTGGTCTCTATAGCAAACACCACTAAGGTGTTGTTTGAATCCCGGTGGATTCTAAAAATTTGGATAAAAAATCTAGTGCATTCATTGGATTTTGTATCTATATACCAAAATTCAGTAGAATCTAGCATGTTTAGATGAGATTTTAGGATTCTGATTTTTTATCTAGATTTGTAAAATTCATAGGATCCAAACATAGCCTAAAAATACATCATGTGCCTTCCAAATTAAACGCCACTTTTAACGTAATGATGATATAGTGAATAAgggcatctccaagagtatcctATTTTTTCCTCCTGAAAAAATGTAGTTTTGCAATTCCTAAAAATgtaaatttggcttatgctgatttattgtgagaggaaaacactgttcatctACTGAAAAGTAATACTGAAGTAGTTCAAACGAATAGGgcatagaagacaattttacatcaggaatcctatactatCTCTAAATTATCGTAacaacttttatatattctttctctctcgtccatttgcatcaggaaccctttgtaacacctctagtgttttgacctagcactaaaatttgacatgtcatcatgtgcattgcaaagcattcataaagtagaaaattttgaatgcattcactaaataagctttatttcataagttgttattttatgtgatgtgattcaaaagtctaaataaagatcatgaccacaagggtcaaatttcatgtgatcatgagaggccatgtgtcatttgactcaaataaccctaatgggccatgttactggtcaaaaatcaaagttaaagtaaaaaggtaaacaaatcaaatttaaattcaaattcaaatcataaaagtcctttttgccccttttgtctaattcaaaatccatttggaatttggggtgtgacaaaaagcaaagttgaagcttattttataaggatcaactttggtattcaaagtttttaaagtttacttataaaatttggagtaattttgaaatgattcaaatgctcaaatgcaccccaaattcaaatttcaaaatggagctagaatttgaaaatgttcattaaaacaaagttgtagagtttgaaaagttgagcaactttcatttttggagattttcaacttctttagaaaaattatgagtaatttgcaaaataaacgcagtggcaattctgtaaataattcaaaaatgaggacaagccgagcgccacctccctgcttgccgccggcgccacgcagctgccgccgccgatcTTTTTTCGCCACTTTCTCGCGCGATGACACGCCGTTGTCTCCATGGCGAGCTCGTTCGTGAGCTGTCGACGCCGGACGCATCCTTCTCtactataaataggagcaccaccgccgtcgtcgtcctcctttttcctctctgctctgctccaccacCGATCAGCTCCACCGCTCGCCGTAGTCGCCGTCGATCCCTTTCCGTCATGCCTAGCTAAGCCAACATGATCGCCGTGACCTAGCGCTCCTCTTAGGCTTGCTCACatcgcttgggttggccggaatcgcccggcgcaacgcgttcttccccgtgaccggcaGGAGCTCTGCCACGACTAACCTCACTGTGGCCAAGCTGCTCCAgaccgtctccgccttcaccgagTCCACCGTCGTGATCgcagtgagctcctgagcgtgctGCTCTCTCTGTTTTACTCTCTATCGCGCTGTAGTCGGCGTTATGCCATGCGCCGCCATGCCCACGCCAcagtggccgccatggctggcataGAGCTCACTCTAAGGCGCCTGCTGCTATTTTGTGGGCTGGGGTAGATTCGCGAGGTAGAGTAAGTCATGcaggtgcggtctgcctcgccggagcatcaccaccggcgcgttttggctgaccggtgatggcagcgccgctGTATCCTTGTTCtgtgtcactgacgagcggggcctggctgtcagtgagagagagagggaataGTGAGATTTTGTTATTtctggattttgaatagtgcagtaactttggaaatttataagaaaatcattatagctccaaaaattctgaaaatttgtgtgtagcttctgtacatgttctagtatggtttaaaaatatgaaacttgaaatttgaataaatttttaatgttcaaaaattcagttaattaattgataaatgtgatttctatgatttttgtaggccactgtataacttcaaaaattatgaaatttgttttggtacactaatttgtcatgaggaagctaacataaaattttgaggtcatttggaacaagttcatttttgggcttatttccaaattaattcaaaaatggatgaaagcaaaccataagtgttagtttagggtttgatcttgttttggtcatgttttgtgaccagtagggtttcaagatcattttagtcaagtcacttgtgtggtccttgatggtagaattgtaagttggttttgttggcttgcaactataccgtgaaagacagttgtattcgaggtgttgttatatttcatgtaccatgaaagcatcatgtttacattatcatcatgttaaagcatatgttatcatttcatgtagaatccaagagtgaaccgattctagttgaccaagttgtggaagaatccccggttgcctcgggattcgataattatggtactgatccagaacccgagatcgtcaacgaaggcaagccccggtttacgtattaaaccattaccttgtttaaaccattaccttgtttactttgaaaagcttatcacctatgttacctattgcattaagttgatttattcaaatgttacctacttgatgcattgcctaccttgttaattgtttaccatccttgaagatgttttcatttacaaaggcgtagaatgcttagtatgctttatggtaggctttcaaagtaaaagtttcgatacaatcaaagatggcatactggccaaagaaagaaagaagatagaatgaactagagactagtcgggtgacttatcttgaatgttgggtaatgttgccgactatgtcgcttaaaggccactcattgtggatcttctggacgagacactttgtagtactggtcacatactccggtaagcctacttcggctaatccgatactaagatgaatgcccacgcactgggagtggagagatggcaggagtagcgtgtaccctcatggctggaatgtggccggatttgaggtgtgttgtgctctcgggtggcgtggagatggcttagtataagAGGATctagtagcgaggttgatatatgcaagattaagttctacatatgtcgtgtgataaggaatccccagctgggacttgaatcaattcgaattgccggtgctccgcggatatggagactcgattcattacagaagcaatgcaggactggtgaattactaaaacatgagaaagagaatggaatgagaaggattgaaacatgggatatgaacacttagcttgagataatgaactaagaagattTAGGGGTAAAACtcaaaaataggatcaagaatagtaagcttttggcaaagaacttttgaatcttgctacatccttaccttgccccaactcctgcatctctaaagtcttacaccccttttacgtcgggtaagtcttgttgagtacttttgtactcagggtttgttaacccttgttgcaggtgagtcgcatgtgcaggcttgttttggtccctgctgcatatctgtgtttgaagtcaatgacgatgaggaatgatgaatggcctctggacaaggcactagtttgtatgataaataatgttaatgtaatattatcccgctactatggttgtatgacacttatggtattgtaagttcgaaaacaactggtttgtaaactatgttatcttaagacttccgctatcttttactctgatgtatatatttgaataaattgttgtaatctgcaatgtctgtgattgggatcctgttcgaaaaagaatcgtggatgattcgggtttcctgaggacacccgacagacctattaagttgttgaaaattcgtgtacgctatcaaaggtctgttgagacaacgataggtgcacgtgggcccgatttcttagaaggttctgccacacccTTTCCTACTTCTTATTCTTTTCTACATCCTTCCACTTTTAGGTTGACTGACCGATATGCACGGGAAAGCAGTATCCGCGCGACCGGGACTACGCGCAAAGTTACGCGTGACAGGAGAGGACTTTCCAAGTACGTAAATTTTAGGAGCATGAATTAGAAGTTGTTGAGGAGGATTTTTTTCTCGTCTTGCTAAAAACTAAGAATTATTGGATATGCTCTAAAAGGGAGAAAGACAAACTAGTAGAAGCCCAACACGTGGGCTGTGGTTTTGTACTCCATgcttatgttaactgaaagattCGGTTATCCGTTCAGTGTTAATGTGTTATTATATATTCAGGTaatcagttttttgtttttttagtgtTTTATTCTTTTGATTGATTTCGTCACTCTGTTTGTCCAAGTAATATAAATATTACTAGTAGTATTTATGATATTAGGTAATTagtgttttattcttttttagtGTTGGCTTTGTACCGGTTTTGTTTGGTTGGATTAATGCATTTCAGTAGAGGCCTGCCTTCGGTCCCTCCTGTTTTCTCAAAAGAAAAATGATATCATATAAGATTtgttataaatataaatatattttttatataccTATCTAAAAACATAATTTCCATTATTTAAATGAGATCTAAAATTACATTTGTTTCTATGGGTCTACGGCAGGGTCAAAGGGAATCAGTACTGTACGTGTCCTACGGGTCTACGGCAGGGTGGCTGGAATGGTTGGCCGTGTGATGGATGGAACCCAACCCAATCGCCTCACACACTCCCACGTGACGCGAGTGAATATTTTCGGTTTTGATTTGAATTTGATCCGGCCGGCCCGTCCTTGGTGTCCGTGTAAATTTTAGCCACGGtcgatatttggacacatgcatagagtattaaatatagactaattataaaactaattacatagtttgcgactaatttgcgagacgaatcttttgagcctaattagtcaatgatttgacaatgttgctacagtaaacatatgctaatgacggattaattatgcttaaaaaactcgtctcgtggagtactgacggattatctaatttatttttttattagtatccgaataccccatgcaacatcttcccaacacacctcctaaattttagtagccggatCTAAACACCCCATTATCCCAGGCATTTCCCCATGCCGTCCGGACCACGGCTGACACGGTCACCAGCAAACCGGCCGGTTCCTCTAACAAAACCATGTCCCCAGCCCAATCTTATTTCCGTACCAGCGGCCGTTCTTAGATTCCGCCGTGCACTCCTCGTGCGGGGAGTCCCTGAGCCGGGTAGGGGGCTGGGGAGCCTGGGAGTGGGAAGCTCCCGGTTCGCGCCTCCTTCCCGTCTGTTTCCTCCCAAGTCCCAATCCCAACCACAGGCACACGGCGAACCCAACGACATGGTgctaaggccagtctcagtggaggTTTCATGACCCAGTTTCCAACacacttatattttggaaacagtgcagaagagttttatcccctgaaactctctctactcccatgaaactttcATCATCTCTCTTCATTAGTACAgtgccatgtcagcatatttaatgttTATAAAACTCTATGAAACTCCCATTGAGATTTGCCTAATACTGCAAATACATTTCCTTCAGCGCCAGAAGATTTGTCCACGTGTAGTGGCAAACATTGGTCCAATTGTTGAACCGAACCGTGCATCAAAGTCAAACTTATCACACCACGCTTTCAAGTAAAACACTGATTAGTAGTATTAGCCTTCGTAAGGCCCAAGTAAGGTGATAGGGACTGTGACCTGTGAGTGCGACCACAAAAGGCCGACCTCCAGCGTCCGTAAGCCCCAACCCCAAGTAACAGGGATCCCCACCCCTTtcttttaggccttgtttagatgaccTCAAAGTTtcagtttttttactctctctccatcacattaatttttggacgtatgtatggagtattaaatgtaggtaaaaaaaataactaattgcacagtttggttgtaaatcacgtgacgaatcttttgagcctagttagtccatgatcggacaaagtttgtcaaatacaaacgaaacatgctacagtgtccagattgtaaaaatttgcaatctaaaccaggccttaatTCAACAAACACAAGACTgcaaaatggagagagagagagagagagaaatttgATTTGATTTCATTCATTTTGGCTTACCCCTTTTTCATTGGTAACCCATTCAAGAAAAACCAAATGGTTGAGCGCACCATTGATCTTGTTTAGAATTCTCGCTTAATTAACGAAGCTCACTCAAGTTCCTTCTATTTGGAAACCCTATGCGGTCCCGGTGCCTGCCCAATGAGACATGGAACATCATGGTACGGACTAACGGGCTACTATAAAAAGAAAATACATTTATGGTTGCAAACCATTTATGTTTGGCGCAACACCATTAAAACTCAGCATGTAAGATTGTGGCATTAGAATTAGCCTTTTCTTCTCTTGTTGAGCTTGCTCTTCTCCTGTTTCTGGCTCACGacatcaaataaaaataaaataaaataaaattgaaCTAGACCAAGCATCTATTAATCCAAGCACACCGCCAAAATCAAAAGGCAAAGGAAGCAGCTccttttcctcaaaaaaaaaaaggaagcaGCTCCTCCTATCTCTTTTTCTCTGCGTACTTTGATTTGATGACCAAATAAAAGATCAGCAAATTTTATCTTCTGCTACTGCACGTTGCTGGGTGTGGTGGGTTTTATCAGCATCTTGACCGGGCAACTGCTCCCCTCCCACATTCCTGCTTTCTCCGTCTATAAATAAAGCCCTCCCAAAACCCGATCCCCAAAACAAGCAGCGCTCCATCCAGTTTCCATTTGCAATCCCATCCCATCTTCATCCTCTCGTTGCAGCAGCATTAGCCAGCAATCAACCAAGCAGCGACGATGGACGGCGGCAAGAAGAGCCGGAACCCGCGCAAGGCGCCCGCGGACTACCGCAGCGACCGCAAGTCGGCCACCGGGATGAGCGGCGACCCCAAGAAGGGCGGCCGCGGCGGCAAGTTCACCTGGGAGGGCGCCGACGGCTACGCCGACGAGGACCTCGGCCTCATCTCCTCCAAGAACGGCAACAGCAACGGCGGCCGCGCAGCAGGCAAGGGAGGCGCCGCCGCCAAGAAGGACGACGAGTAGGCCTCGCCGACTCGGCCCGCCCGCCTGCCCGGCCCCGTTGATTGCCTCATCGCCAGCAAGAACCAACAAGTCCTTTTACAGTACAAGTTTGATTTCAGTCTCAGTTCGATTCTCGTGTTGAATAATCATGATCATGTGGGGTTTAGGTGTCGTGCTCGCGAGTATGTAGCTGCTACTGCCACAGAGCACACATCCCCTGGGCGATCCACGGGCCATGCAGGGTCTGTAGATATCATCTCATCTGTTCTTCGCTAGTAGTAATTTGCTCATGTTCGGGGGGCCTCGCCTCAATCcggttcttggatgaactgattTATTAGTTTCCAGAATCGATGCTTTCATTCAGTTGCGTCTCCTGCTCTCCACTGCTCTGACTCGCACTCACTTCAGTAGTTCAGTCCCTGCTCTGGACTGCGAATTTGAGGACAAATGTCTCTTATATGCCTTCTGATGAGATGCAGTTACCAAGCAAAATTAGTATTTCGCAGCTAACTCAGATCCGTAACTGAAGCAGACAGCAAAGAAGGAATGGGAGGATTGCAATGCTTTTGTTGGTTTCTCTGTTTGTGAGGGATTCCAATGTTTATCTTTGTAGGCGATAACGATGAGTCAGCAAGTTCCCCAACAATAGTCCGTTGTCACCCGTGGCATGCCTACATGTTCCTAGTAACCAGTATGCAGACACATAGGGTCTGGCCGGCTGCCCGTAAAATGACTGATTTATACGGCTAATTTGtttagagaaaaaaatattatattataAATTATAAGCTAACTTATAATGGTAGCCGAACACTCTCATAGACATAGCCGTAGTAGTACTGATCATGGAGCAAACGACGCATCTACTGAATTATTCTAACAGAACAGAGTCTGCTTAAACTTTGTCGTAGTTTCATgatataagtcgtattttttcagccaacgaatagtatttttctctcacgataaatcaatcaatagtactttcagccaagcgaacagactAATACTCCAAGCAGTTTAGTGACCATGCCGTTCTCTGCATTTGGTCATTCAGAGTTGCAGAGTCGCTCTCGCGATCGTTGTCCACCACTAGCGTAAGAAAGTCATTCATCCTCaatatatttttttcctttttggcaGGGGAGATGGCTCTCCATTGAAATCTGTCTAAAGGTGATTTGTCATCATTCAGTCTGTATCCACAATACTAGCTGAGTTGTTCTAATCTTCTTTTTTAGGAGAGTTGTTCTAATCATGTTGTATGGATAACCTGGAAAAGAAGACGTCGTCGAAGGCCCGGTTTGGTATGGCCCGATGACTCTGGCTATTAGGGCGTCCCAACGGCCCCTTTAAATTGATAGCGAGAAGAGGACAaagaaagttttttttaaaaaaaagaacatAGTCTAAGATGGATGTTTAGATCTAGGTGCTAAAAGATAACTAAAAGGTGAAAGATTGAGGAGAGAAAAAAAGAGTAAAAGCACTTTTAGCCTTCTTTAGTTCACTTTGAGGGATAAATAGACTAATAAGGGCTAAAAATTAGTCCTTCCCTCTTAGcccgtttgtttttttttttctaaaggcTAAAAGTGAAGGACTAAAGTTTACCCTCTGAACTCAAACTGGCCTGACTTTGAGCTTTTTGGGTTCTGTGCGAGCCGGCTGCTTGATGAGTCAGAGTTCGATCTTTGGTTCTCTCTCATGAATAGAATAAATTATGTGCTAGTTATTTTAACCTCTGTTTGGGACGCCCTCATGCATGAAGGAGCCGGGGCCAGAGCTCCACCAAACGAAATCTAAATTTATTCATCGAATCATGAACAACTAAAAGGCACCACTACAGTTAAGATAAGTACATAGCATGGTGAAACAAAAGGTTGTACTAACAGCTACCGTGGGTCTAAGAGCAGAAAAAACTGTTGCCAAAAGGATAGTCCATAGGATGAAAACATTCTGTACCAGCTACCTGAAACACTGTGGACTCAACAATAGAGTGGTCTATAGCTAAAGCTATCCATAGTCTTATAGGCTACTCATAAGGAATAAAAAATCATTTTCTCTGTTGTTCCTGTTCTCGCTCTGTTCTAGCCAACAGCTCCGTCGACCCCAGCAGTTGGTGGTGGCGCCCAACAACTCCGTCCGAGTCTCCGCTAGGCCATCGCATCGGCGCCCGCGCGCCGCAACGACATCGTCGTCGCCAACCACGCGCCGCCGGTCCATCGTCGTTGGCGTCCGTGAGCATCTGCGCCCCAGCGAGGTTGACGCCGCGGGCATTCGTGTGCCTAGCGAGGTCGCCATCCTAGGCGTCCACGCCCTAGTGAGGTCGCTGTCCCGAGCGTCCGCACCCCGGCAAGGCTGCGCATGGACGACCACACAGATCAGACGAAGAAGAAGCTCGAGTCTGATTCGGTGGAGATAAATCCGCCCCGGCCTTGAGGACGCCACTACAGCCATCCACACCGCCCTTGAGGTCACTGCCCCAGCCATCCCGGGGGTTCGCCAGCCATTTGGACATCACACACTCAGAGGACACTAATATTTGCACTGGGTTATATTCAACTGTCAAGTCTTGTTTTATGGTCACTTGCTCAGCTTCCATCATCTGCTCTGGGTTTTTCAAATATTTCATCCACACTGAAACATGAAACACCGGGGTTtactgtaacaccctcagtgttatgccctaaacaaactactaaatcatgtcatgagcatcatgtttatgtaataatgcatgtgatagaaagtgttgataaatttcttgtagcctaaaatgaccaataaaaatgttaaatgaaaatttattcaataactcatgttatgtcaagtagggtggaaaaaataatttttattgagcaaaaatactatagaatatgtgtgtgatacttaaataaagtttgaagtacaaactttatatataacaatgaaatacttgctgcggaaaaataacattgctagctaacatttctaatagcctaaaaatggaacttgaaatcaaattcagctcaaggaCTTAGAAGAATTTAAGTATATATATACAGCAAGACAATgtcatgtttggcaatttattttgtgaaatcgagttaagagatggtgtcatgttttagctcgggttggtagcctGATATGATCTCTTGAGCATGagaaagatggtttaggtccagaagcaaccgtttagttgttataggcgctttaaaatgCATGCACGACACGTTCTCGGGCTGGCTCGCcgggtggacgcggtcaccaagCACGGGCTCTCGGTGTCACTGCGCTAGTCGCGCGTGTGCGTGCTGCCGCGCGTGGCTGGCCGTGGCCACCGCTGGCCTCGCCGCGCGGAGCCGCTACTGCTGCCGCCTGCCCCCCATGTCGCGACGAAGCCACTGCCGGTACCATCACCTTGTTGTTGCATCCACGCACTGCTGCCCTGCCTCGCGTTGTAGCTACCGACACCACCGCGACATCGTGCTACGCTGTTGCCGCTCGCTCTGCCACCGCGTGCATGTGGGTTGTCCCGTCTGCGCTCGCACCatcgcctcgccttaatggcgctACGGGCGTGCAGGCTGCGCCCCCCCACTTGCCTCCCCGCACGCGCACGTGGTCTGGCAGC harbors:
- the LOC136518340 gene encoding uncharacterized protein encodes the protein MDGGKKSRNPRKAPADYRSDRKSATGMSGDPKKGGRGGKFTWEGADGYADEDLGLISSKNGNSNGGRAAGKGGAAAKKDDE